The following are encoded together in the Methanosarcina flavescens genome:
- the mprF gene encoding bifunctional lysylphosphatidylglycerol flippase/synthetase MprF, with protein sequence MKQNGSMREKALKIEKLVSFLLPAVIFSLALWTLDRQVRHLHSMYIIKNITITPLSHIELAFFLTFLSYLALTGYDYLAVRHINHPMPYKQTARASFISMSISYSIGFNILTGSSLRYRFYSRNGLGLREICEIIVFCILTFWLGFCFVGGLLFTFYPVNLPDYILRNPVSLNLIGILLLLSVAVYFFFSFRKWNFRIGEYQIRVPEPKIAFFQLVLSSVDYLLSGSIIYFLLPSSPHLTMLHVLVFFALAQIIGLISTVPGGLGVFETLMLFMLEPYFGTVDIIRPLLLFRAIYYFVPFLFGFLALILYEYEEREEFLKKIGKATYSSLSQVVPQIFSILVFLGGVSLLFSGALPSNPRYLHDLTYIVPFPLIEFSRFFGSIMGVLLLLLANGLWKRIDGAYILSLAVLLMGGIFALLKDFDYHEASVLFTLFFFLLPCRKYFYRKSSLMHQSFSSKNIIAIILVLVSFVWLGLFSYRNVEYSNELWWQFGINSQASSFLRATVGTFFLLLVLGIAKMLSPFSRDIHMPGEEEMKLAKTIINQSKETAGNLALTGDKYLLFDDEKQAFLMYGIYGKTWVAMGDIVGTSKRAKELIWDFYEMSRLNQGRAAFYEVSEKYIPVYLDLGMTLIKIGEEAKVPIETFTLEGSAGKDFRYTVRNVEKKGYRFEIVSGEEVLRLMPELRRISDAWLQMKAGKEKRFSIGFFDEKYLSNFPIALVRNDSEIVAFANIWTGAEKEEISVDLMRYGPNAPYRTMEYLFIKLMLWGKEMGYKHFSLGMAPLSGLENRQFAPIWHKIGSLIFSHGEHFYNYRGVREFKEKFNPVWSPRYIALPKGFKQGLVLKDIAALISGGVKGIFTKENKRAISHRGHQTPEKVPE encoded by the coding sequence ATGAAACAAAACGGCAGTATGCGGGAAAAAGCCCTTAAAATAGAAAAGCTTGTGAGCTTTCTTTTGCCAGCGGTTATATTTTCCCTGGCTTTGTGGACTCTGGATAGACAGGTGCGTCACTTACACTCAATGTATATCATCAAAAATATTACCATCACTCCACTGAGCCATATAGAGCTTGCCTTTTTTTTAACTTTTTTGAGTTACCTTGCCTTAACAGGCTACGATTATCTGGCAGTCCGTCATATCAACCACCCTATGCCTTATAAACAGACAGCTCGGGCTTCATTTATCAGCATGTCCATAAGTTATAGTATTGGCTTTAATATCCTGACAGGAAGTTCTTTGCGATACAGATTTTATTCAAGAAATGGACTGGGTTTGCGCGAGATATGTGAGATCATAGTTTTCTGTATTCTCACCTTCTGGCTCGGCTTCTGTTTTGTCGGAGGCTTGCTCTTCACATTCTACCCTGTGAATCTGCCGGATTATATACTCAGGAATCCTGTCTCTTTAAACTTAATTGGAATTTTACTTCTGCTGTCCGTTGCTGTTTATTTCTTTTTCTCGTTCAGGAAGTGGAATTTCAGAATAGGGGAGTACCAGATAAGGGTTCCCGAACCAAAAATAGCTTTTTTCCAGCTTGTTTTATCCTCAGTAGATTATCTGCTTTCTGGAAGCATTATCTATTTCCTTTTGCCCTCAAGCCCACACCTTACCATGCTTCACGTACTTGTATTTTTTGCACTGGCTCAAATCATAGGTCTGATAAGCACTGTCCCTGGAGGGCTCGGAGTTTTTGAGACTCTGATGCTGTTTATGCTAGAACCATATTTCGGCACGGTTGATATAATAAGACCGCTTCTTCTCTTCAGGGCAATTTATTACTTCGTACCTTTCCTGTTTGGATTCCTAGCTCTTATATTGTATGAATATGAAGAGAGAGAAGAATTCCTGAAAAAAATCGGAAAAGCTACCTATTCCAGCCTGTCACAGGTAGTACCTCAGATTTTTTCTATTCTTGTCTTTCTTGGAGGTGTTTCTCTCCTCTTTTCCGGAGCTCTGCCTTCAAATCCCAGATACCTGCATGACCTCACTTACATAGTTCCCTTTCCCCTGATAGAATTTTCCAGGTTTTTCGGAAGCATTATGGGTGTATTGCTCCTTCTCCTGGCAAACGGTCTCTGGAAAAGAATTGACGGAGCTTATATTCTCTCACTTGCTGTGCTTTTGATGGGCGGAATTTTTGCCCTCCTGAAAGACTTTGATTATCATGAAGCGTCTGTTCTTTTTACCCTGTTTTTCTTTTTGCTCCCCTGCAGGAAATACTTTTACAGAAAGTCCTCACTTATGCACCAGTCATTTAGCAGCAAGAACATAATTGCTATAATCCTGGTGCTTGTAAGCTTTGTCTGGCTTGGACTTTTCTCATACCGGAATGTGGAATACTCAAACGAGCTCTGGTGGCAGTTTGGAATTAATTCCCAGGCATCCAGCTTTTTAAGGGCAACAGTTGGAACTTTCTTCCTGCTGCTGGTTTTAGGGATAGCTAAAATGCTGAGCCCCTTTTCCAGGGATATTCATATGCCAGGGGAAGAAGAAATGAAACTTGCAAAAACAATTATTAACCAGAGCAAGGAAACTGCTGGAAACCTGGCGCTTACTGGAGACAAATACTTGCTTTTCGACGATGAAAAGCAGGCATTTTTAATGTATGGAATTTACGGAAAGACCTGGGTTGCAATGGGAGACATTGTAGGAACCAGCAAACGGGCAAAAGAGCTGATCTGGGACTTTTATGAGATGAGTAGACTGAACCAGGGCAGGGCTGCTTTTTATGAGGTAAGTGAAAAGTATATTCCTGTGTATCTTGACCTCGGCATGACCCTGATAAAAATCGGGGAGGAAGCAAAAGTTCCCATTGAGACCTTTACCCTGGAAGGAAGTGCAGGAAAAGATTTCCGCTATACTGTGCGAAATGTGGAAAAAAAGGGATACAGGTTTGAAATTGTCTCCGGAGAAGAGGTTCTCCGCCTTATGCCCGAACTCCGACGTATCTCAGATGCCTGGCTGCAAATGAAAGCAGGAAAAGAAAAGCGATTTTCAATTGGGTTTTTTGACGAAAAATATCTGAGCAACTTCCCGATTGCCCTTGTGAGAAACGACTCCGAGATAGTTGCTTTTGCAAACATATGGACTGGAGCAGAAAAGGAAGAAATCAGTGTCGACCTCATGCGCTACGGTCCCAATGCCCCGTACAGAACAATGGAATACCTTTTTATCAAGCTAATGCTCTGGGGAAAAGAAATGGGGTACAAACACTTTTCTCTCGGGATGGCTCCTCTCTCAGGGCTTGAGAATCGACAATTTGCTCCTATCTGGCATAAAATAGGGTCTTTAATTTTTTCCCACGGAGAACACTTTTATAACTATAGGGGAGTAAGGGAGTTTAAAGAGAAATTCAATCCTGTCTGGAGCCCGAGATATATCGCACTCCCGAAAGGATTCAAACAGGGCCTGGTTTTAAAAGATATAGCAGCCCTGATCTCAGGAGGAGTAAAAGGGATTTTCACAAAGGAAAATAAGCGAGCAATAAGCCATAGAGGGCATCAAACTCCGGAAAAAGTGCCTGAATGA